Proteins from a genomic interval of Crassostrea angulata isolate pt1a10 chromosome 7, ASM2561291v2, whole genome shotgun sequence:
- the LOC128191162 gene encoding uncharacterized protein LOC128191162 — protein sequence MTMLAKKTNELQQFVLENGLDKRSMKWTSIDADSNIVKDFPRLAEEDIRELTIGVYQLKPAKSYAVEHLTDDGMFEILVSNDVPNIVCAKIQSRHTSSKKYSLWIKYCETIVSWYCTCKNGARVVGMCGHISCIIWYLAFARHHNNAGDESFGIRDWTEDVDDAARAIDSSEDEDALDHQGQEE from the exons atgacaatgttGGCCAAGAAAACAAACGAACTCCAACAGTTTGTTCTTGAAAATG GGCTAGATAAAAGATCCATGAAATGGACTTCCATCGATGCCGACAGCAACATCGTAAAGGATTTCCCCAGACTTGCTGAAGAGGACATTAGAGAACTCACCATCGGCGTGTATCAGTTAAAACCGGCGAAGTCTTATGCAGTAGAGCACCTCACAGATGATGGAATGTTTGAAATTCTGGTGAGCAATGACGTTCCCAATATCGTTTGTGCTAAAATTCAAAGCCGCCACACATCATCCAAAAAGTACTCACTGTGGATTAAATACTGTGAAACTATCGTGTCCTGGTACTGTACTTGTAAAAATGGAGCACGAGTCGTTGGAATGTGTGGGCACATATCCTGCATTATTTGGTACCTGGCTTTTGCCAGACATCATAATAATGCAGGAGATGAGTCTTTTGGTATTCGGGATTGGACAGAGGATGTGGATGATGCAGCTCGAGCCATTGACAGCTCCGAAGATGAAGACGCTCTGGATCATCAGGGTCAGGAAGAATAG